The genomic window CAGTTGGCGGATTAAGCCTTAAAGCAAAATGGACCGCCGATGACCAAGTAATCAGTTTCAATACTAAAGGTGGAAGTGGTGTTGCCTCTATCACCGTAAAAACTGATACAACAGTTGATTTAGATACCGTAAGTACAACACGTCCTGGCTATCAATTTGATGGTTGGTTTGTGGGCAGTACAGAATACACTGGTGTAGTAACCGTTCCAG from Culicoidibacter larvae includes these protein-coding regions:
- a CDS encoding InlB B-repeat-containing protein produces the protein LTQPTDSSVNLDALTNPTRAGYSFVGWFDASDVQHSGTFTMPVGGLSLKAKWTADDQVISFNTKGGSGVASITVKTDTTVDLDTVSTTRPGYQFDGWFVGSTEYTGVVTVP